The stretch of DNA CTCCTTTCGGGGGCTCTGGCCAAGCCTGGTGGGAACTAGGAGtctctctttgttccttttttcccccagactaggtttctctgtgtgaccctggctgtcctggaacttacttgtagaccaggctggtcttgaactcagagacacacttgcctctaccttccgagtgctgggattaaaggagtgtgacaCCATCGCTGGGCTTAGACTCCCACTTTACTTGACTGCCTCCCAAATGGATGCTCTAACGTGGatctcaccccccaccccaactctaGACTTAGTGCCTCTGCTACAGCTCTTCCCCTCTGCTCCCACAGTGAGCATTTCAGACACCCCATTTCTAGGGCTCACCTGTTCTCCTCGGGCCTACCCTGCTCAGTTGTTCAGCTTAGAGATCACCTTTGACTTCTTGTCCTCACAGCTACATCCCACACGTCCCCAAATCCTTTTGCCTTTTGCATGGAGTTACTGCTACACCATCCCCATGTCTCACTGTTTCTTCGAGTTCACATCTCCCTGTGCTGGGGTCTCAGCGTGGCATGCACAGTGATTCTGCCGACACTCACATCAGACAAGGTCACTTTGCTCAAAATGTTTCAGAGCTCCAGATCCGGTGGCACATACTTGTAGccccagtacttgagagactAAGACTGGAAGATCataggttcaaggccagcgtggggTTCATAGTGAAACTCAtgtcttaaaaaccaaaggaaaataacACTTTTCAAAGTTTCTATATCGGTATTAAAGCCCTATGCTTCCAGTGGCCCTTGAGACCTTACTCTGTGTGGCTATCGGTTTGCCTCTTTGGCTACCTTCCCCCAGGCCAGCTTACCATTCCTCAGATACAACAGGTGAGCAGGACCTTTGTGTCTCCAAACTTGCAGGTCTCCCTGCCTAGAACCTTCCCCCACTGATACGCATCCATTAGTTATCTTCAGATTTGCACTTCGCTTTCACCTCAAGGAGGACTCCACAGCCACTCTGCCACACGGCTGGGATTTCAGTCTGCTGTGTTCTTGGCCTCATCCTCAGTGCCCGGAGCAAATGCTGGTCACCTAGAGGATCTGACTCACCCTAAGTCAAAGGcactttcagtgtgtgtgtgtgtgtgtgtgtgtgtgtgtgtgtgtgtgtgtgtgtgcgcaatcCCAGGATCCTCAGCCATGGCTCTGATGACAATTCGGTGAGCCAGGATGTGgtgttttcttccccttttcaggCCAAGGCCCGGCAGGGCTGGCTCATGGTGGGCACAGTGGGCTGCCCAGGTCCTGAGATCTCCCAGTCCTTCAAGGTCCCCATCACTAGCTGCCTAGAGTTCATCTGGGAGCGGCCTACTCTCCTTGTGCTGGGTAGGTAGGCTATACCTGCTTTTCCGTTTTCAGTTGTCGATACTAAGCATGTGGACTTCAGGTTGGGGCTCCCTAACACTGTCGCATGTCTTGCAGGCAATGAGGGCTCTGGTTTGTCCCAGGAGGTTCTTGCCTCCTGCCAGCTGCTCCTCACTATTCTGCCCAGGCGTCAGCTGCCTCCCGGTCTTGAGTCCTTGAATGTGTCTGTGGCCACAGGTGAGTCTACATCTCTCTCACCTCCAACTCCATGGCGGTGgcttctgtctcctctcattttcgGACTGATTTTCCCTGAACAGGCTGTTCCCTGTATGCCACACTTGTTTGTGAAAACAGGGGTGTGCCCTGCACGTGTCCtgagcccctccctctccccgtTGCCTTTAGGAATTCTTCTACACTCCATTTGCAGCCAGAAGAAGGGTTTCCCTGCACAGACCGAGAAAGGACAACTTCTCCAAGACACTTGAGAACCCTTAGCTACGCCTGGAGGACTCAGAGAGGCCCAGTACCCAGGACTGCCACTGTGGTCGGATGAACAGGCTCAAAGTGGGCTCATCTCAACTGAGATACACATGTGTAGGAATCGGACCAAGTCGCACGCCGATTCTCACTCAGGCTTGAATGTACCGGGCTCTCTGCCTGTGAGAGGCTGTTTATTGGCTATGGTCAGTGGAGACCAAGGGGGTGGGGTGTCATTTCCAGTTGGAAATGGTAGTTTGCTAATGTCCAGGATGCGTTAAGACAGAtggtgtctgtcctggatctTTCCTAGGACAGTCAAAGGGATGTCTTGGCATGAGGAAGAATGGGGCAGTCCAGTGCAGGGCGTATGACGTATGAGAGTGAGGATGTAGAGGGAAGTTGAGTGGACGCGTGTGCATACCTACTCTTCCAGGTGATGAGAATTAAGTGAATGAGGGGTTCCAGCCAGTGAGTGCCTtacagctgagctgagctgtccTGCCCTGTCTCTCCATTAGGTGGCAGTCTTGCTCTTTGCACCATAGTTTTGCAGCTGCAAAGCACCATTAGAGACAGGgaagatacaaacacacacacacacacacacacagagagagagagagagagagagagagagagagagagagagagagagagagagagcagtccaACCTGGTGGAACCCATGACCCAGAGCCCTTGCTTTTGAGTCTGAGAGGTTATAAAGTCAGGGTCACTATTATGCAATTCCAAATAGGTTTGGTCCCCTCCTCCAGGGTCCCACAAGTGGATAAAAAGTCTGATATTGCAGAATAGTGGTCTCACTCTGGGCTGCACGTTGGAACACTTGATAAGCATTAACAGAACAAGCCCAATACAGCAGCCACCGTGTGATGCTGAGAAGGGTGGGTAAACCCTGGGCAGtaggattttctttctctctctctctctctctctctctctctctctctctctctttctttctttccttcctttttgagatggggtttcatgTACCTAGAGTGTCCTAAAACTTGCCCTTTAGCTGAAGAttaccttgaacttttgatcctcctgtccctacctcccaagtgcaagaATTCAAGACACCCCCCACTGTGCCCACTCTATATGTAGCTGCAGGTAGATCTAGGGCTTTGTGCAAGCTATACAAACACTCTACTTACTGAGCTCTGTCTGAGCCCTAGGCTGGATGATCCTTTGCTGTAGGAACTGTCCCGAGCACGGTGAGACGTACCCACTAGACTCCAGGAGGTCTGTATCCCATCTCCAGTTATGAAACAAAACTGTCCTCACATGGCCAGATATCTTGACTGACAGCCCTCAGTGTGGGATGGAGGACCATCTCTGAATTGTAATCCCGGCGGCTGTGAGACTTGGGAAAAGTCACCTCCATGTTCTCTCTATATCCTTGGGATATAAAGAACAACAGGAGCTTGGTGCCTGTTTCCTCTGCGATCTCCCTGGAGTAGGGTCCGAATGGCAGTGAGCACTTAGTACAAGGTTTGAATTTGTTTGCAGAAGGCCTGGAGATCTTACTTTTCTTGCTGCTGTTGAAAATACCGAATAAAAGCACNNNNNNNNNNNNNNNNNNNNNNNNNNNNNNNNNNNNNNNNNNNNNNNNNNNNNNNNNNNNNNNNNNNNNNNNNNNNNNNNNNNNNNNNNNNNNNNNNNNNtttttccgagacagggtttctctgtggctttggagcctgtcctggaactcgctctgtagaccaggctggtctcgaattcacagaggtccgcctgcctggCTTTCTTTTGGCTCAAGTTTGAGGACACACTTTCATTTCCTCATagtgggtgggaggtggggggtgagGTATAGCAGCAGGAGGGGGTGTGAGGCAGGAGCTGGGGCCCTGGATGCCCATGTTTGctcactctctccccttcccctgttCATTTAGTCCAGGGCTCCTGCCGCggggtggtgctgcccacattcagagagagcCGTCCCTCCTCCATATTAGTCCTGTCTAACTGAGAACACCCTCAAAGACATGCCCAGGGGTGGCCCTCACAGGTGATCCCAAAGACAGGCCAATGATCAGTGAAGATGAACCGTCACAGGTCCCATGGTCACCGTAAAGTTTTTCTCCTAAGGAAAGATGGAGAACCTTTCATCAACACCATTCCCCCCAGCTCCCCATCTTGAGCTGTGTGTC from Microtus ochrogaster isolate Prairie Vole_2 chromosome 7, MicOch1.0, whole genome shotgun sequence encodes:
- the Mrm1 gene encoding rRNA methyltransferase 1, mitochondrial; the encoded protein is MVGTVGCPGPEISQSFKVPITSCLEFIWERPTLLVLGNEGSGLSQEVLASCQLLLTILPRRQLPPGLESLNVSVATGILLHSICSQKKGFPAQTEKGQLLQDT